In one Silene latifolia isolate original U9 population chromosome 10, ASM4854445v1, whole genome shotgun sequence genomic region, the following are encoded:
- the LOC141609300 gene encoding uncharacterized protein LOC141609300: protein MECWNRIRDIFQDNQHSRAITLEQEFSHTMMEDFASVSAYCQRLKSLADQLKNVGSPVSDTRLVLQMVSGLTTAYHGVGTIIRQAKPLPPFHQARSMLTLEEAGFAKQAATMGQSANYANSGEGKDSSSILGRPPSQGKSKNKKKGSGNKGGKGKQGSSDSVPAAAAAPNSTPAATAPFQPWQAGGYGAWPWGPAAWACPPCPYPTNPWIRAPMMRGPRPSGTRPQAYTAESPPSQTDIEQAMYTLGLTPPDPWYMDTGATSHMTSSAGLQDGDTANEM, encoded by the exons ATGGAGTGTTGGAATCGCATCCGCgatatttttcaagataatcagcATTCGAGGGCTATCACTCTCGAGCAAGAATTTTCGCATACTATGATGGAAGACTTCGCGTCTGTCTCGGCCTACTGTCAGCGTTTAAAGAGTCTTGCTGATCAACTCAAAAACGTTGGCTCACCTGTCTCCGATACTCGTCTCGTGCTTCAAATGGTATCGGGACTAACAACGGCCTATCATGGTGTGGGAACGATAATTCGGCAAGCCAAACCTCTCCCTCCGTTTCATCAAGCCCGGTCTATGCTGACCTTGGAGGAGGCGGGGTTTGCCAAGCAAGCAGCCACCATGGGCCAGTCTGCCAATTACGCCAATTCTGGCGAGGGTAAGGACTCGTCTTCTATTCTGGGTCGTCCACCATCGCAaggaaaatccaaaaacaagaaGAAAGGTTCTGGAAATAAGGGTGGAAAAGGCAAGCAAGGGTCTTCTGATTCCGTCCCTGCTGCCGCTGCTGCACCAAACTCCACCCCTGCTGCTACTGCTCCTTTTCAACCGTGGCAGGCAGGTGGTTATGGTGCGTGGCCGTGGGGACCTGCTGCTTGGGCCTGCCCTCCCTGTCCATACCCGACAAACCCGTGGATACGTGCTCCTATGATGAGGGGTCCTCGTCCCTCTGGTACTAGACCTCAAGCGTACACAGCCGAGTCACCACCGTCTCAAACTGACATTGAACAGGCTATGTACACCCTTGGTCTTACACCCCCTGATCCGTGGTACATGGACACCGGTGCTACTTCCCACATGACATCGAGTGCAG GATTACAAGACGGGGACACCGCTAATGAGATGTGA